From one Bradysia coprophila strain Holo2 unplaced genomic scaffold, BU_Bcop_v1 contig_248, whole genome shotgun sequence genomic stretch:
- the LOC119078248 gene encoding protein yellow-like, giving the protein MNSTVRSVCPLCILILFTLFGLHQAAVNIVTTKQWNLLMFNLPSDFPGNDSQFYNPHNVVATGFAMAGNRFFLATPRLFSGVPATLSSIPMGDMIGDSPILRAYPNWAHHTAGKGAYKCSTVGLVSVYRIRIDSCNRLWALDAGISRSFEDSEVTCPPKILIYDLKTDQVVRRIDFPREVVKGETLFTNMIIDETTSRPENNCDDAYVYITDTIKPAIVVYDSRHDLTWRLSHPTMYPDPNFAKPNILGHRFTLMDGIVGLGFDAHAEVIYFQPLATDRLFSIKTSVLRAGPSPFGVDLPVNLIGKKSSQGIGLAVSPIDGSIYFSPMSETAVAKYNPVTNNQSVLAFDAEQLQFVADMRISSQNPSAIYVLSSKFHRFFLKNVVPTEVNTRLIRIDDVATHQRIQLSTPNVNSNLSGNSSHRSHQRNSQVDVVRRPVENSFLSFINNNRPITMAYKRIKAPGYRFARNENYYNVKLGDFSGLRIAKNVSYDVSTFH; this is encoded by the exons ATGAATTCGACGGTTCGAAGTGTGTGTCCGTTgtgcattttaattttat TCACTCTCTTCGGCTTACATCAAGCAGCAGTCAATATTGTTACTACAAAGCAATGGAACCTGCTAATGTTTAACTTACCATCAGACTTTCCGGGAAACGATTCACAATTTTACAATCCACATAATGTGGTGGCAACTGGTTTTGCAATGGCAGGAAACCGATTCTTTTTAGCTACGCCTCGATTGTTCTCCGGTGTACCGGCAACACTCTCAAG TATTCCGATGGGAGATATGATCGGTGATTCGCCAATTTTACGa GCTTATCCTAACTGGGCTCACCATACGGCTGGAAAAGGAGCGTACAAATGTTCGACCGTTGGTTTGGTATCAGTCTATCGAATTAGGATAGATTCCTGTAATCGACTGTGGGCATTGGATGCAG GCATTTCTAGGTCGTTTGAAGATTCAGAGGTAACATGCCCACCGAAAATCTTAATTTACGATCTCAAAACTGATCAAGTTGTTCGTAG AATCGATTTTCCTCGTGAAGTGGTAAAAGGCGAAACACTTTTTACCAATATGATCATCGATGAAACGACTTCCAGACCGGAAAATAACTGTGACGATGCTTATGTCTATATAACCGATACGATTAAACCAG CAATTGTGGTCTACGATAGCAGGCATGACTTGACATGGAGACTATCACATCCAACTATGTACCCAGATCCTAATTTCGCAAAGCCAAATATCCTTGGACACCGGTTTACACTCATGGATGGCATAGTGGGACTGGGTTTTGACGCACATGCCGAAGTAATATATTTTCAGCCACTAGCCACAGATCG attgttttcgataaaaacGTCCGTCCTCCGAGCAGGTCCATCACCGTTCGGTGTAGATTTGCCTGttaatttaattggaaaaaaGTCGTCACAAGGGATCGGTTTGGCTGTATCACCAATTGATGGTTCAATCTACTTTAGTCCGATGAGCGAAACCGCTGTTGCGAAATATAATCCTGTTACGAATAACCAGAG TGTTCTGGCCTTCGATGCAGAACAGCTCCAATTTGTTGCTGACATGCGCATTTCATCACAAAATCCGTCCGCCATTTACGTTCTCTCTTCAAAGTTTCATAGATTTTTTCTGAAGAATGTGGTACCCACCGAGGTCAATACCAGGCTAATACGTATCGACGATGTTGCAACGCATCAGAGAATTCAATTATCGACTCCAAATGTGAACAGTAACTTATCTGGCAACAGTTCACATCGTTCACATCAACGGAATTCACAAGTGGACGTGGTCAGGAGACctgttgaaaattcatttttgtcatttatcaaCAATAACAGACCCATAACGATGGCTTACAAACGCATAAAAGCTCCAGGGTATAGATTTGCAAGAAATGAAAACTACTACAACGTAAAATTGGGTGATTTCAGCGGTTTGAGGATAGCAAAAAATGTGTCATATGATGTATCGACAttccattga